A genome region from Flavobacterium sp. includes the following:
- a CDS encoding histidine kinase, translating into MKTILIKSFFFFFIAFHIQAQELLPFVENYNKSDYQGDNQIWNVAQGKDKAMYFANNHYLLRYDGVIWEKYSLPNKTIIRSILIEGDKIYSGSYKEFGYWYREKGKMHYVSITKNLRLFDEKDNEEIWKIFRFNGSLYFQSFNDVFIYDGKHIKKIKFPFLISYCFVVGNNLYAASVEKGLFKMNGSRISNPKGWNILKNTVVHAIEQYKGKTYIFTQKKGIFIVENNGLIPWNNPLNETLKLNGINVAKFIKNNKLVVGTGNKGVFIYDFNNNTYKNIDRNNVLMNNSVLSIGFDTEDDLWLGLDNGIAHVEVNSPISFFYDNSGILGSVYSVATIDKGYLIASNHGIFEFDSGNFKMLSNTQGQGWNITKINDKYVIGHNDGTFVYEKGALTKINNVSGGWNLSKSIINDTYFQSTYSGVLVYNDVSKLNQSIRINDLSKPIKYVAQNKKNEIWAADNYRGLYRVFFDDNYKTQKVENITQQSKIKNDFGVKIFEFRNEVLFLINNVWYTFNSISNKLEENELFNTNFKNISDVVAIDKDHFMVLQDGILYHIYSHGNKFVWNIIQEKYYKGKLINENLRIFRSKNHYLLNLDDGFISLQLGYENEQNKGVKVEAYNENLLLENEGKIKHNTELKINIISGIYGASKPNLFYQVNKGKNYIPISNGAIVLNNLSSGSHSIVIFKHDGANYEKVSSFDFKVAQPWYFSFWMIFLYLLIIGAVLFFYYKWNKLRYTQKLKLQAEELKHQREILEMELKKENELNIQEYEKHILELELQSKSSEVAGKSLSIAKQSEMIENIQNILDSEKDFNKLKSEIKKAIKINEVNKHEWEIFETNLNQIHNEFIINLSKKYPHLTPKDIKLCVYLKMNLSSKEIAPMMNISFRGVELHRYRLRKKLNLTQDENLSKFLLTL; encoded by the coding sequence TTGAAAACGATACTTATAAAATCATTTTTCTTCTTTTTCATTGCTTTTCATATTCAAGCACAAGAATTACTTCCTTTCGTAGAAAATTATAATAAATCAGATTATCAGGGTGATAATCAAATCTGGAATGTAGCACAAGGCAAAGACAAAGCCATGTACTTTGCCAATAATCATTATTTGTTACGTTACGACGGTGTAATTTGGGAGAAATATTCTTTGCCTAATAAAACCATCATTCGTTCTATTTTAATCGAAGGCGATAAAATTTACTCGGGTTCATACAAAGAATTTGGATATTGGTACAGAGAAAAAGGTAAAATGCATTATGTTTCAATTACCAAAAATCTTCGGTTATTTGATGAAAAAGACAATGAAGAAATCTGGAAAATTTTTAGATTCAACGGCTCATTATATTTTCAGTCTTTCAATGATGTTTTTATTTATGATGGAAAACACATTAAAAAGATCAAATTTCCATTTTTAATATCATACTGTTTTGTTGTAGGTAATAATTTGTATGCAGCTTCGGTAGAAAAAGGCCTTTTTAAAATGAATGGCTCCAGAATTTCAAACCCAAAAGGCTGGAATATTTTAAAAAATACTGTGGTTCATGCCATCGAACAATACAAAGGCAAAACCTATATTTTTACCCAGAAAAAAGGAATTTTTATAGTCGAAAATAATGGTTTAATACCCTGGAATAATCCATTAAATGAAACATTAAAATTAAATGGAATTAATGTTGCCAAATTTATTAAAAACAATAAACTGGTCGTAGGTACCGGAAACAAAGGTGTTTTTATATACGATTTTAATAACAACACTTACAAAAATATCGACCGAAATAATGTTTTGATGAACAATTCGGTTTTAAGTATTGGTTTTGACACAGAGGATGATCTTTGGCTCGGACTGGATAATGGTATTGCTCATGTTGAGGTTAATTCACCAATTTCCTTTTTTTATGACAATTCCGGAATTTTAGGCTCTGTTTATTCAGTTGCAACAATTGATAAAGGATATCTGATCGCTTCAAACCACGGTATTTTTGAATTTGATTCAGGGAATTTCAAAATGCTTTCGAATACGCAAGGGCAGGGCTGGAATATTACTAAAATAAATGATAAGTATGTTATTGGTCATAATGATGGAACTTTTGTTTACGAAAAAGGAGCATTAACTAAAATTAATAATGTAAGCGGCGGATGGAATTTGTCAAAAAGTATCATAAACGATACTTATTTTCAATCGACTTACAGTGGCGTTTTAGTTTACAATGACGTTTCAAAACTAAACCAAAGCATAAGAATTAACGATCTTTCGAAACCTATAAAATATGTGGCTCAAAACAAGAAAAATGAAATTTGGGCTGCTGATAATTACCGCGGATTGTACAGAGTATTTTTTGATGATAATTATAAAACACAAAAAGTTGAAAATATTACCCAGCAAAGTAAAATTAAAAACGATTTTGGAGTAAAGATTTTCGAATTTAGAAATGAAGTTCTTTTTCTGATTAATAATGTTTGGTATACGTTTAATTCTATTTCAAATAAATTGGAAGAAAACGAATTATTCAATACCAATTTCAAAAATATATCAGACGTTGTTGCTATTGATAAAGACCATTTTATGGTCCTTCAGGATGGAATTTTATATCATATCTATTCGCACGGAAATAAATTTGTCTGGAATATTATTCAGGAGAAATATTATAAAGGAAAACTAATTAACGAAAATCTGAGAATCTTTAGAAGCAAAAATCATTATTTACTCAATCTTGACGACGGTTTTATTTCGCTTCAATTAGGATATGAAAACGAACAAAACAAAGGAGTAAAAGTTGAAGCTTATAATGAAAACCTGCTGCTCGAAAACGAAGGGAAAATAAAACACAATACTGAGCTTAAAATAAATATCATATCCGGAATTTACGGAGCCAGTAAGCCTAATTTGTTTTATCAGGTTAATAAAGGAAAAAATTATATTCCGATTTCAAACGGAGCCATTGTTCTTAATAATTTAAGCAGCGGTTCACATTCTATTGTAATTTTTAAACACGACGGAGCTAATTATGAAAAAGTTTCCAGTTTTGATTTTAAAGTTGCTCAGCCATGGTATTTTTCATTTTGGATGATATTTCTGTATTTATTAATAATAGGAGCGGTATTATTTTTCTATTATAAGTGGAACAAACTTCGCTATACTCAAAAACTAAAATTGCAGGCAGAAGAATTGAAACATCAGCGTGAAATTCTCGAAATGGAATTAAAAAAAGAGAATGAATTAAATATTCAGGAATACGAAAAACATATTTTAGAATTAGAACTTCAAAGTAAATCATCAGAAGTGGCAGGAAAATCTTTGTCTATAGCCAAACAAAGTGAAATGATTGAGAATATTCAAAATATTCTCGATTCTGAGAAAGATTTTAATAAGCTGAAAAGTGAAATCAAAAAAGCAATCAAAATAAATGAAGTAAATAAACACGAATGGGAAATATTTGAGACCAATTTGAATCAAATCCACAACGAGTTTATTATAAATCTTTCTAAAAAATACCCACACTTAACTCCAAAGGATATAAAACTGTGCGTTTATTTAAAAATGAACCTTTCTTCTAAGGAAATTGCACCTATGATGAACATCTCTTTTAGGGGTGTAGAACTGCATAGATATCGTCTAAGAAAGAAATTAAACCTGACTCAGGACGAAAACCTATCAAAGTTTTTATTAACTCTATAA
- a CDS encoding SusC/RagA family TonB-linked outer membrane protein, with product MKNFIFSLFVLLFLPAYMSGQVQAIKGKVVDSSGMGIPGAVIASSDARATADADFDGNFIINAKPGDILKVSMLGFDPVSVPATAAPMTITLKEAADTALKEVVVIGYGTRKKIDNTTAISSLKGEEVAKTKVLNASQAIQGKAAGVQVTSSDLPGSTPSVVIRGLGTALGGRTPLYIVDGMATENINNINTNDITSYDILKDASALAIYGTRAANGVIIITTKKGKGDKVSVEIESFGGVRSPLKKVKMAGSNKFSYYTNSALQSTTFSQDQPVNTDWFDEITRTGSYTQNNVSISGATENIKYFFSLGNYEEKAVLNGLDFGRTTFRNNNEFKISKKLTLTQNFSLTSSKSTPKPLSAFTNAYKQSPVVPVFFPDGKYGVARVGDDGFASETGNSINNVGNPVAQLDFFDEQQRSVMLQGGLKLDYDILPSLKFTSQFNGEYYTWKQYNFDDTKNIWLAANPNKVSSDYEKEFPTANINLLTKGREQYYNWSLSNYLTYNKVFNEIHDIEVTAGVETYVKGAREKLTIKRKNVNEDSNYWSLKDVEYATNVTSYKDEVFNETKLASYLGRFQYKLMDRYLVTGTVRRDGSSNFAKDYRWGTFPAFGAGWIISKEAFLADSKVVNLLKLRGSWGKLGNQNVPLNSQGYTSGLNAYLGGSILYEGTTISSQIDPSLSWEITEETSAGFDIELLDNRLKGTFDVYDKNTNNVILNTKPYMSSGITTASPAHVGEVSNKGYEISLRWDDKINDDFSYWIGGNFSQNKNELTGLKNVVLSPVIGGGLGNGQDTKLLDNTTVGQPLGSFYIYEYAGFDTATGKMLYYNAAGDKVTQDALSATADKKYVGSSLPKTNYGVSLGFNYKNFDFSVDGYGTGGAKVYNGKKAQRFYGENIENSIATDFWTQNNVTASNPAPFNQVPVASTYYLESGDFFRINNITLGYKLPLQENSFVNACRIYVNAINPFITQKFSGFSPELNGDGNPYGTQGVELDAYPTLRSFVIGANLKF from the coding sequence ATGAAAAATTTTATTTTTAGCTTATTTGTGCTCTTATTCCTGCCAGCATATATGTCTGGGCAGGTACAGGCAATTAAAGGAAAAGTAGTTGACAGCAGCGGAATGGGAATTCCGGGTGCCGTTATTGCTTCATCTGATGCCAGAGCTACTGCTGATGCAGATTTCGACGGAAACTTTATAATCAACGCAAAACCTGGAGATATTTTAAAGGTCTCTATGTTAGGTTTTGATCCAGTTTCTGTGCCGGCAACTGCCGCACCAATGACGATTACTTTAAAAGAAGCAGCTGATACTGCCTTAAAAGAAGTTGTTGTTATTGGTTACGGTACAAGAAAAAAGATTGATAATACTACAGCAATTTCATCTCTTAAAGGAGAAGAAGTTGCCAAAACAAAAGTATTAAATGCTTCACAGGCTATTCAGGGTAAAGCTGCTGGGGTTCAAGTGACATCTTCTGATTTACCAGGAAGTACTCCATCTGTTGTAATTAGAGGTTTGGGTACTGCTTTAGGAGGAAGAACACCTCTATATATTGTTGATGGTATGGCAACAGAAAACATCAATAATATTAATACTAATGATATTACATCATATGACATTTTAAAAGATGCTTCAGCATTGGCTATTTATGGTACAAGAGCTGCGAATGGGGTTATCATTATTACTACTAAAAAAGGTAAAGGAGATAAAGTATCTGTTGAAATTGAAAGTTTTGGTGGTGTAAGATCTCCTCTTAAAAAAGTAAAAATGGCAGGTAGTAATAAATTTTCTTATTATACTAACTCTGCTTTACAGTCTACAACATTCTCTCAGGATCAGCCTGTTAATACTGACTGGTTTGATGAAATTACAAGAACAGGAAGTTATACTCAAAATAACGTATCTATATCTGGAGCGACTGAAAACATCAAATATTTCTTTAGTTTAGGAAATTATGAGGAAAAAGCAGTTTTAAACGGATTGGATTTTGGCCGTACTACTTTTAGAAATAATAATGAATTTAAAATTTCTAAGAAATTAACTTTAACTCAAAATTTCAGTTTAACATCAAGCAAGTCTACTCCTAAGCCTTTATCTGCTTTCACTAATGCTTACAAACAATCACCAGTAGTTCCTGTGTTTTTTCCTGATGGTAAATATGGAGTGGCTCGTGTAGGAGATGACGGTTTTGCAAGTGAAACAGGAAACTCAATAAATAATGTTGGAAATCCGGTTGCTCAATTAGATTTCTTTGACGAACAACAACGTAGTGTTATGCTGCAAGGAGGATTGAAATTAGATTATGATATTTTACCTTCTTTAAAATTTACTTCTCAATTTAATGGAGAATATTATACATGGAAACAGTATAATTTTGATGACACTAAAAATATTTGGCTAGCAGCAAATCCTAATAAAGTATCAAGTGATTACGAAAAAGAATTTCCAACTGCTAATATCAATTTATTGACAAAAGGAAGAGAACAATATTATAACTGGAGTTTGTCTAATTACTTAACTTATAATAAGGTATTCAACGAAATTCACGATATTGAAGTTACAGCAGGTGTTGAAACTTATGTAAAAGGAGCAAGAGAGAAATTGACAATAAAAAGAAAGAATGTAAATGAAGATTCTAATTATTGGTCTCTAAAAGATGTTGAGTATGCTACTAATGTAACAAGTTATAAAGATGAGGTTTTCAACGAAACAAAATTAGCTTCTTACTTAGGTCGTTTCCAATATAAATTAATGGATAGATATTTAGTAACAGGAACTGTTAGACGTGACGGATCTTCAAACTTTGCAAAAGACTACCGTTGGGGAACTTTTCCGGCTTTTGGTGCAGGATGGATTATTTCTAAAGAAGCTTTCTTGGCAGATTCTAAAGTAGTGAACTTATTAAAACTTAGAGGAAGCTGGGGTAAATTAGGAAATCAAAATGTACCTCTTAACAGCCAAGGGTATACTTCTGGTTTAAATGCTTACTTAGGAGGTTCTATTCTGTATGAAGGAACAACAATTAGTTCTCAAATCGATCCAAGTTTATCTTGGGAAATCACAGAAGAAACTTCTGCCGGTTTTGATATCGAACTTTTAGATAACAGATTAAAAGGAACATTTGACGTGTATGATAAAAATACTAATAATGTAATTTTAAATACAAAACCATACATGTCATCAGGAATTACTACAGCTTCACCTGCACACGTTGGAGAAGTATCTAACAAAGGATACGAAATCTCTTTACGTTGGGATGATAAAATCAATGATGATTTCAGTTATTGGATTGGTGGTAACTTTTCTCAGAATAAAAATGAACTTACTGGTTTAAAAAATGTTGTTTTATCTCCAGTTATTGGTGGAGGATTAGGAAACGGTCAGGATACTAAATTATTAGATAATACTACTGTTGGTCAGCCATTAGGAAGTTTTTATATCTATGAATATGCTGGTTTTGATACAGCAACAGGAAAAATGTTGTATTACAATGCAGCTGGAGACAAAGTAACTCAGGATGCTTTGAGTGCTACTGCTGATAAAAAATATGTAGGTTCAAGTTTACCAAAAACAAATTACGGAGTAAGTTTAGGATTCAATTATAAAAACTTTGATTTCTCTGTAGATGGTTACGGTACAGGCGGAGCAAAAGTATACAATGGTAAAAAAGCACAGCGTTTTTATGGAGAAAATATTGAAAATTCAATAGCAACAGATTTTTGGACACAAAATAATGTAACAGCTTCAAATCCTGCTCCTTTCAATCAAGTACCAGTGGCTTCAACTTACTATTTAGAGTCAGGAGATTTCTTCAGAATCAATAATATTACATTAGGATACAAACTGCCATTACAAGAAAACAGTTTCGTTAATGCTTGTAGAATTTATGTAAATGCTATTAATCCATTTATTACACAAAAATTCTCAGGATTTTCACCAGAGTTAAACGGAGACGGAAACCCTTACGGTACACAAGGAGTTGAACTTGATGCTTATCCAACATTAAGATCATTTGTAATTGGTGCTAACTTAAAATTTTAA
- a CDS encoding acetate kinase: MKILIINSGSSSIKYQLMVMPTNEVICSGMIDRIGLETSNVTFKTASGNHEEILPILTHKVGLQKVADMLLDPEKGVIKSTSEITAVGHRVVHGGSYFSDTTIITEEVKEKIKELSELAPLHNPAHLVGINVAEEIFASAKQVAVFDTAFHQTIPVVAHKYAIPNYLLTEHKVRVYGFHGTSHKYVSEKAISYLEKHSKIITIHLGNGCSMTAVQDGKSIDTTMGFSPANGLVMGTRAGDIDQSVIFYMVKNLGYTPDEVNSILLKQSGMLGLTGYSDLRDIEAKAEEGNKDCQLALFMNAYRIRKTIGSYAAALNGLDAIVFTAGIGENSSYMRKLVCTDMDYFGIEIDKEKNQIRSKEIREINSENSIVKVLVVPTDEEYEIANQVFQLLEN; encoded by the coding sequence ATGAAAATACTAATTATAAACTCAGGAAGTTCTTCAATAAAATATCAATTAATGGTTATGCCAACAAATGAAGTAATTTGTTCTGGTATGATTGACAGAATTGGTTTAGAAACTTCAAATGTGACATTTAAAACAGCATCAGGAAATCACGAAGAAATTCTGCCGATTTTAACGCACAAAGTAGGTCTGCAAAAGGTTGCCGATATGCTTCTTGATCCCGAAAAAGGGGTAATAAAATCAACTTCAGAAATTACAGCTGTTGGACACAGAGTAGTGCATGGAGGAAGTTATTTCTCTGATACAACTATAATTACCGAAGAAGTAAAAGAAAAAATAAAAGAGCTTTCAGAATTGGCTCCGCTTCATAATCCGGCTCATTTGGTTGGAATAAATGTTGCCGAAGAAATCTTCGCATCGGCAAAACAAGTAGCCGTTTTTGATACCGCTTTTCATCAGACAATTCCGGTTGTGGCTCACAAATACGCCATTCCAAATTATCTTTTAACTGAGCATAAAGTTCGTGTATACGGATTTCATGGAACGAGTCATAAATACGTTTCTGAAAAAGCAATTAGTTATTTAGAAAAGCATTCTAAAATAATCACAATTCACTTAGGAAATGGCTGTAGTATGACCGCCGTACAAGACGGAAAAAGCATTGATACCACAATGGGATTTTCGCCTGCAAATGGTTTAGTTATGGGAACCCGTGCCGGAGATATAGATCAGTCGGTAATTTTTTATATGGTTAAAAATCTGGGCTATACTCCGGATGAAGTTAATTCTATTTTGCTGAAACAAAGCGGAATGCTAGGACTTACCGGTTACAGCGACCTTCGAGATATTGAAGCAAAGGCCGAAGAAGGAAACAAAGATTGTCAACTAGCATTATTTATGAATGCTTACAGAATCAGAAAAACAATTGGTTCTTATGCCGCAGCCTTAAATGGATTAGATGCTATTGTTTTTACTGCCGGAATTGGCGAGAATTCTTCATATATGCGAAAATTAGTTTGTACCGATATGGATTATTTTGGAATTGAAATTGACAAAGAAAAAAATCAAATTCGCTCGAAAGAAATTAGAGAAATTAATTCTGAAAATTCAATTGTAAAAGTTTTGGTTGTTCCAACAGATGAAGAATACGAAATTGCCAATCAGGTTTTTCAATTACTGGAAAATTAA